One part of the Paracoccus sp. MBLB3053 genome encodes these proteins:
- the chvE gene encoding multiple monosaccharide ABC transporter substrate-binding protein, with translation MFTLKKLALAAASVAVLSVPGFALADGLVGISMPTKTSARWIADGDNMVKQFQDAGYETDLQYADDDIPNQLAQIENMITKGVNVLVIAAIDGTTLSNALANAKAADIKVIAYDRLIRDTPDIDYYATFDNFKVGVEQASTLVNGLEERFPDEKPWNVELFGGSPDDNNAYFFYDGAMSVLQPLIDDGSIVIPSGQQGMDKVGTLRWDPATAQSRMDNILSANYTDKHVNGVLSPYDGLSIGILSSLKGVGYGSGDLKMPIVSGQDAELQSVKSILSGEQYSTIFKDTRELAKVTVGMVDAMIKGEEPQVNDTETYDNGVKVVPSYLLEPVAVTESNLKEVLVGSGYYTEDQLK, from the coding sequence ATGTTCACCCTCAAGAAACTCGCCCTCGCCGCTGCTTCGGTCGCGGTTCTTTCGGTGCCCGGCTTCGCGCTGGCAGACGGCCTGGTCGGCATCTCGATGCCCACGAAGACCTCGGCGCGCTGGATCGCTGACGGCGATAACATGGTCAAGCAGTTCCAGGACGCGGGCTATGAAACGGATCTGCAATATGCAGATGACGACATCCCGAACCAGCTTGCCCAGATCGAGAACATGATCACCAAGGGCGTCAATGTGCTGGTCATCGCGGCGATCGACGGCACCACCCTGTCGAACGCGCTGGCAAACGCCAAGGCCGCCGACATCAAGGTGATCGCGTATGACCGCCTGATCCGCGACACGCCGGATATCGACTATTACGCCACCTTCGACAACTTCAAGGTCGGTGTCGAGCAGGCCAGCACCCTGGTGAATGGTCTGGAAGAGCGCTTCCCGGACGAAAAGCCGTGGAATGTCGAACTGTTCGGTGGCAGCCCGGACGACAACAACGCCTATTTCTTCTACGACGGCGCGATGTCGGTCCTGCAACCGCTCATCGACGACGGCTCGATCGTGATCCCGTCGGGCCAGCAGGGCATGGACAAGGTCGGCACGCTGCGCTGGGACCCGGCCACCGCCCAGTCCCGCATGGATAACATCCTGTCGGCCAATTACACCGACAAGCATGTCAACGGCGTCCTGTCGCCCTATGACGGTCTGTCGATCGGTATCCTGTCCTCGCTCAAGGGTGTGGGCTACGGCTCGGGCGACCTGAAAATGCCCATCGTGTCGGGTCAGGACGCCGAACTGCAATCGGTCAAGTCGATCCTGTCGGGCGAGCAGTACTCGACCATCTTCAAGGACACCCGCGAACTCGCCAAGGTCACCGTCGGCATGGTCGACGCCATGATCAAGGGCGAAGAGCCGCAGGTGAACGACACCGAAACCTACGACAACGGCGTGAAAGTCGTTCCGTCCTACCTGCTGGAGCCGGTGGCAGTGACCGAATCGAACCTGAAAGAGGTTCTGGTCGGGTCGGGCTACTACACCGAAGATCAGCTGAAGTAA
- a CDS encoding GNAT family N-acetyltransferase has product MSQPLIHVAHEDYGTSGRYIASIDGTEGEAELTWRSGGPGIIVADHTYAPNAMRGTGAATALVQRLIEDARRNGLLIVPSCTYVRAQFARHPEWQDLRAG; this is encoded by the coding sequence ATGTCGCAACCCCTGATACATGTTGCCCACGAAGATTACGGTACATCCGGCCGCTACATTGCTTCGATTGATGGAACCGAAGGCGAGGCCGAACTGACCTGGCGGTCTGGTGGACCCGGGATCATCGTGGCGGATCATACCTACGCCCCCAATGCCATGCGCGGAACCGGCGCTGCGACGGCGCTTGTCCAGCGCCTGATCGAGGATGCCCGGCGCAACGGACTTCTGATCGTGCCCTCATGCACCTATGTACGAGCGCAATTCGCCCGGCACCCCGAATGGCAGGATCTCCGGGCGGGCTGA
- a CDS encoding DUF6280 family protein, producing MRDFVDGSAFNFEQGQRARKLFAAVVLAALDDAIADDKKYGNGPDQIARWARSRDGREVLSCAGIDPNERVVKGLMEFVAKGVRTSVALSREESERRHAAEEADAA from the coding sequence ATGCGCGATTTCGTGGATGGTTCGGCTTTTAATTTCGAACAAGGGCAACGTGCCCGCAAGCTTTTTGCCGCCGTTGTACTGGCTGCGCTTGATGATGCGATCGCGGATGACAAAAAATACGGCAACGGGCCCGATCAGATTGCACGTTGGGCACGCTCGCGCGATGGGCGCGAGGTGCTTTCCTGTGCTGGCATCGACCCGAATGAGCGCGTCGTGAAAGGCCTGATGGAGTTCGTGGCGAAAGGCGTGCGGACCTCGGTCGCATTGTCGCGCGAAGAGAGCGAGCGCCGCCACGCCGCCGAAGAGGCTGACGCGGCTTAA
- the efp gene encoding elongation factor P → MAKINGNEIKPGFVLEHDGGLWAAVKVSHVKPGKGGAFAQVELKNLRDGRKLNERFRSEDKVDQVRLDNKDQQFLYETDGRLVFMDNETFEQIELDAELLGDRRPFLQDGMTATVEYYGDEALSVRIPQKVVCRVAETEPVLNGQTAAKSFKPAILDNGVRVMIPPFVGVDEDIVVNTELFEYSERA, encoded by the coding sequence ATGGCCAAGATTAATGGCAATGAAATCAAGCCGGGCTTCGTGTTGGAGCATGACGGCGGGCTCTGGGCAGCGGTCAAGGTGAGCCATGTCAAACCCGGCAAGGGCGGCGCTTTCGCTCAGGTCGAGTTGAAGAATCTTCGAGACGGACGCAAGCTGAACGAGCGTTTCCGGTCGGAAGACAAGGTCGATCAGGTCCGTCTCGACAACAAGGACCAGCAGTTTCTTTACGAGACCGACGGTCGACTGGTGTTCATGGACAATGAAACCTTCGAGCAGATCGAGCTGGACGCCGAGTTGCTGGGCGATCGCCGTCCGTTCCTGCAGGATGGCATGACCGCCACCGTCGAATATTACGGCGATGAAGCTCTTTCCGTGCGCATCCCCCAGAAAGTCGTCTGCCGCGTCGCGGAAACCGAGCCAGTCCTGAACGGCCAGACCGCCGCGAAAAGCTTCAAGCCCGCGATCCTCGACAATGGCGTGCGCGTGATGATCCCGCCCTTCGTGGGTGTTGATGAGGATATCGTCGTGAACACCGAGCTTTTCGAATATTCGGAACGCGCCTGA
- a CDS encoding LysR family transcriptional regulator gives MRGNRDLGDELVSRGIKLRQLALLVAVERSGQLSLAAAMMNITQPAASRLLSDLERIVGAQLTRRHSRGVTLTAAGERLASRARSMLRDLDIAGREVRDIDRGKVGAVHLGSVSGPSLDLVLPIVRSLEQSEPHLRVHIDVSSSDRLAAELLSGRLDLYLGRVPDGTDATAFDLTPIGPEPLSLIVNSDHPLARLKRCELRDCLEYDWVMQPTGSMLRGAVERYLTDRGLGMPRTIIATASLTLTLAFVMRSQAVGILSTAAAELFSKESGEAPIRALRVAPELQVAPYSIVTLRDRVPTPAAQLFLNVLREGLRLRHA, from the coding sequence ATGCGTGGGAATCGCGATCTGGGTGACGAACTTGTCTCTCGGGGCATCAAACTGCGGCAATTGGCTTTGCTGGTCGCGGTTGAGCGCAGCGGGCAGCTTAGTCTGGCGGCGGCAATGATGAATATCACCCAGCCGGCCGCATCACGGCTGCTTTCGGACCTTGAGCGGATCGTCGGTGCGCAACTTACGCGGCGTCACAGTCGGGGCGTGACACTGACCGCCGCCGGAGAACGCCTGGCATCACGGGCGCGTTCGATGCTGAGAGATCTGGATATCGCGGGTCGGGAGGTGCGCGACATCGACCGAGGCAAGGTCGGCGCGGTCCATCTTGGTTCGGTGTCCGGCCCTTCGCTCGACCTGGTATTGCCCATCGTCCGAAGTCTCGAGCAGTCGGAACCGCATCTGCGCGTCCATATCGACGTCTCCTCGAGCGACCGACTTGCCGCGGAACTGTTGTCGGGTCGGCTTGATCTCTATCTTGGTCGCGTTCCCGATGGCACGGATGCCACAGCGTTCGACCTGACGCCGATCGGTCCCGAGCCGCTGTCGCTGATCGTCAACAGCGATCACCCGCTGGCACGCCTGAAGCGATGCGAATTGCGCGACTGCCTCGAATATGACTGGGTGATGCAGCCCACGGGAAGCATGCTTCGCGGCGCGGTCGAGCGCTATCTCACGGACCGGGGACTGGGCATGCCCCGCACCATCATCGCGACGGCCTCGCTCACGCTGACATTGGCCTTCGTGATGCGTTCTCAGGCGGTCGGTATCCTTTCGACCGCGGCGGCCGAGCTGTTCTCGAAGGAGTCAGGCGAAGCGCCAATCCGGGCGTTGCGGGTCGCACCCGAACTGCAGGTGGCGCCGTATTCGATCGTGACGCTCAGGGATCGGGTTCCGACACCGGCCGCACAGTTGTTTCTGAATGTCCTTCGCGAAGGGCTGCGACTTCGCCACGCCTGA